A window of the Cucurbita pepo subsp. pepo cultivar mu-cu-16 chromosome LG01, ASM280686v2, whole genome shotgun sequence genome harbors these coding sequences:
- the LOC111788102 gene encoding 40S ribosomal protein S27-2: MVLQNDIDLLNPPAELEKRKHKLKRLVQSPNSFFMDVKCQGCFNITTVFSHSQTVVVCGNCQTVLCQPTGGRARLTEGCSFRRKGD, from the exons ATG GTTCTCCAAAACGATATTGATTTGCTGAATCCACCTGCTGAGCTTGAGAAGAGGAAACACAAGCTCAAGCGTCTTGTGCAGTCGCCCAATTCCTTCTTCATG GACGTTAAGTGCCAGGGATGCTTCAACAT TACCACTGTCTTTAGCCACTCTCAAACTGTTGTGGTATGCGGGAACTGCCAGACCGTCTTGTGCCAACCAACTGGAGGGCGTGCTAGACTCACCGAAGGGTGTTCTTTCAGGAGAAAGGGCGATTga